In one window of Candidatus Scalindua sp. DNA:
- a CDS encoding HigA family addiction module antitoxin yields the protein MMSTEKIKPIHPGEILLEEFLKPMRLSQNQLANDIGVPPRRINEIVHGKRRVTADTALRLAYYFKMSPQFWLGLQMDYDLDIAEDKLSERLEKEVNIYERVHEPA from the coding sequence ATGATGAGCACAGAAAAAATAAAACCAATCCATCCTGGAGAGATACTTTTGGAAGAATTTCTGAAACCAATGAGATTAAGTCAAAATCAGCTGGCCAATGATATTGGTGTCCCTCCACGCAGAATCAATGAAATAGTACACGGAAAACGCAGAGTTACCGCTGATACTGCACTTCGCTTAGCATATTATTTCAAAATGTCCCCACAGTTTTGGCTTGGTTTGCAAATGGATTACGATCTCGACATTGCAGAAGATAAACTTTCAGAGCGACTCGAAAAAGAAGTAAATATTTACGAAAGAGTTCACGAGCCTGCATAA
- a CDS encoding virulence RhuM family protein: MKDRELSKGQVVIYKDRFEVKLEKETVWLNQKQMADLFNTERSVITKHVSNIFITKELERKAVCAKFAHTAEDGKVYQTQFYNLDMIISVGYRVNSRRGTQFRIWATNVLKKHLVDGYTINEKRLRASRHKYQQLKQSLALLGNVASFDDVSDVAKGLIEVITHYSHALDMLDDFDHERLSPIPNNLDLISA; this comes from the coding sequence ATGAAAGACAGAGAATTATCAAAAGGACAGGTTGTTATTTATAAAGATAGATTTGAGGTCAAGCTTGAGAAGGAAACCGTCTGGCTGAATCAAAAGCAGATGGCTGATCTTTTTAATACTGAACGAAGTGTCATCACCAAACATGTCAGCAACATATTTATTACTAAGGAGTTAGAAAGAAAAGCAGTATGTGCAAAATTTGCACATACTGCTGAGGACGGTAAGGTGTATCAGACACAGTTTTATAATCTGGATATGATTATTTCGGTTGGTTACCGGGTTAATTCCAGACGTGGCACACAGTTCAGGATATGGGCGACGAATGTGCTCAAGAAACATCTCGTGGACGGCTACACAATTAATGAAAAGCGTTTAAGAGCATCCAGACACAAGTATCAACAGCTCAAGCAATCTCTGGCACTTCTGGGCAATGTGGCGAGTTTTGACGACGTATCAGATGTAGCCAAAGGTCTAATAGAAGTTATCACGCATTACAGCCATGCGCTTGATATGCTGGATGATTTTGATCATGAACGGCTTTCGCCTATTCCCAATAACTTGGATTTAATCTCGGCATGA
- a CDS encoding DUF4338 domain-containing protein, which translates to MRNKWIIRGRTISEDDISIINNLIKEYFHKGRKHISRQLAHHWNWYQPNGQTKDMACRYILLSLEQVGVIKLPPRLNSANNEKRKIEKIELDKKPLTGTVTNHPSLKLKHLISPEEHKLWNRIIHSYHYQGYQIIVGKYLKYIAYIDDRPVALVGWGSAAWSLEARDTWIGWSKEMKDRNLCGIVNNIRFLILPWVKIKYLASRILGLNIRRIQGDWKKRYGHSIYLLETFVEQDKFHGTCYKAANWTYLGQTKGNAKRGNTHTYHGKIKKVFVYPLCNDFRDKLTRQDDFVVCPYRSGRALVEKG; encoded by the coding sequence ATGAGAAACAAATGGATTATAAGAGGTCGTACAATCAGCGAAGATGATATCTCCATCATCAACAATCTGATAAAAGAGTATTTCCATAAAGGACGCAAACACATTTCCCGCCAACTAGCACACCATTGGAACTGGTATCAACCCAATGGACAAACAAAGGACATGGCCTGCCGGTACATACTCCTCTCTTTGGAACAAGTAGGAGTAATAAAATTACCCCCTCGTCTTAATTCGGCTAATAATGAGAAGAGAAAGATTGAAAAGATAGAACTGGATAAAAAGCCACTCACCGGAACAGTTACAAACCATCCCTCTTTGAAGTTAAAACATCTCATCTCCCCGGAAGAACATAAGCTCTGGAACAGAATAATCCACAGCTATCACTACCAGGGATACCAGATAATAGTTGGTAAATATCTCAAGTACATAGCATACATTGATGACAGACCAGTGGCCCTTGTGGGTTGGGGATCAGCTGCATGGTCTTTAGAGGCACGTGATACGTGGATTGGGTGGAGTAAAGAGATGAAGGATAGGAATCTTTGTGGGATAGTGAACAATATTCGGTTTTTGATTTTGCCATGGGTCAAGATTAAATACCTGGCAAGTAGAATTCTGGGGTTAAATATAAGGCGAATACAAGGTGATTGGAAAAAGAGATATGGACATTCTATTTATTTATTGGAAACATTTGTAGAACAAGACAAGTTTCATGGGACATGCTACAAAGCGGCAAACTGGACATACCTGGGTCAAACAAAAGGGAACGCTAAACGAGGAAATACCCATACATACCACGGGAAGATAAAAAAGGTATTCGTATATCCTCTGTGTAATGATTTTCGGGACAAACTCACCCGCCAGGATGACTTTGTCGTCTGCCCGTACCGGTCCGGACGGGCGCTAGTGGAGAAGGGGTGA
- a CDS encoding type II toxin-antitoxin system RelE/ParE family toxin, protein MIKSFKCKETEKIFNRFFSRKLPHDIQRIALRKLRMLNSSKKLNDLKVRPSNHLEALHGNRKGPHSIRINDQWRICFKWSDSEAGNVEITDYH, encoded by the coding sequence ATGATAAAGTCGTTCAAATGCAAAGAAACGGAAAAAATATTCAATCGGTTTTTTTCACGCAAGCTTCCTCACGACATTCAACGAATTGCATTACGAAAACTGAGAATGCTGAATAGCTCTAAAAAATTAAATGACTTGAAGGTCCGACCATCAAATCATCTTGAGGCATTGCACGGCAATAGAAAAGGGCCGCACAGTATTCGAATAAATGATCAATGGAGAATTTGTTTTAAGTGGTCTGATAGTGAAGCAGGAAATGTTGAAATAACTGATTATCATTAG
- a CDS encoding helix-turn-helix transcriptional regulator, which yields MSDLQDYIKKRKVRDPEFAKNFESGYEQFKIGVMLKTAREEAGLTQEELAKKLHTKKSAISRIENHAEDIKLSTLEKFANALGKHLKLEVA from the coding sequence ATGAGCGATTTGCAAGATTACATTAAAAAGCGTAAGGTACGAGATCCTGAATTTGCAAAAAATTTTGAATCCGGTTACGAACAATTCAAAATTGGTGTAATGCTTAAAACAGCCCGTGAGGAAGCTGGTTTAACACAGGAAGAACTCGCTAAGAAGCTTCACACAAAAAAGTCTGCTATTTCCCGGATTGAAAATCATGCTGAAGATATAAAACTGTCAACGCTTGAAAAATTTGCAAATGCATTAGGTAAACACCTGAAGCTTGAAGTTGCTTAA
- the ltrA gene encoding group II intron reverse transcriptase/maturase: MGDLQTRPKSQMSDKEKVRDFQRKLYQKAKQEETFRFYVLYDKVRLPHFLRESYKRCKANRGSAGVDGKTFEDVEIYGVDKFLAEIVEELENRTYKPQPVLRVYIAKANSKTRPLGIPVIKDRILQMAVKLVIEPIFEADFEDSSYGFRPKRSAKGAVTEIKKNLRLGKCDIFDADLSAYFDTIPHKELLTLVGKRISDKNVLHLIKMWLKAPVMENGRLTGGKKNKLGTPQGGVISPLLANIYLHLLDKAVNREGGAFYQSGIKIIRYCDDWVLMAKRIPQRALDDLNKLLKRMKLKLNEDKSNIVNAFDESFDFLGHTFRFDDDVLGRKLRKYWNVEPSCKSQKKVREKIREYLWHNGHKPPQDVANDLNTIIRGWINYFSIKGVTYPGKAKRNLRYYLREKLARYYKRKSQRKCKLYNQGACKVLVSRYGLIDPSKYALI; the protein is encoded by the coding sequence TTGGGCGACCTACAAACAAGACCTAAATCGCAAATGAGCGATAAGGAAAAAGTCCGAGATTTTCAGCGTAAACTATATCAAAAAGCCAAACAGGAGGAAACATTTCGTTTTTATGTATTGTATGACAAGGTGAGACTGCCTCATTTTCTAAGAGAATCCTACAAGCGCTGTAAAGCCAATAGAGGAAGCGCCGGAGTAGATGGGAAGACATTTGAGGATGTGGAAATATATGGAGTAGACAAGTTCCTTGCTGAAATAGTAGAGGAACTTGAAAACAGAACCTATAAACCACAGCCGGTACTAAGAGTGTATATAGCTAAAGCCAACAGCAAAACTCGTCCATTGGGAATTCCTGTGATAAAAGACAGGATACTACAGATGGCGGTAAAGCTTGTAATAGAACCGATCTTTGAGGCGGATTTTGAAGACAGCTCTTATGGTTTTCGACCGAAACGTTCAGCCAAAGGTGCTGTAACGGAAATCAAGAAGAATCTGAGGCTAGGAAAGTGTGATATTTTTGATGCTGACCTGAGCGCCTACTTCGACACGATTCCACATAAGGAACTGTTAACGCTGGTAGGCAAGAGGATAAGCGACAAAAATGTACTGCACCTTATAAAAATGTGGTTAAAAGCGCCAGTGATGGAGAACGGCAGACTTACAGGTGGGAAGAAAAACAAGCTCGGAACACCGCAGGGGGGAGTAATTTCACCATTATTAGCAAACATTTATCTTCATTTGCTCGATAAAGCAGTGAACAGAGAGGGTGGTGCATTCTATCAAAGTGGAATCAAGATCATTCGTTATTGCGATGATTGGGTATTGATGGCAAAACGAATTCCGCAGAGAGCACTTGACGACCTTAATAAACTGCTAAAGAGGATGAAGCTAAAGCTTAACGAGGATAAGAGTAATATAGTAAATGCCTTTGATGAGAGCTTTGACTTTCTTGGCCATACTTTCAGGTTTGACGATGATGTGCTTGGTAGAAAGCTTAGGAAGTATTGGAACGTTGAGCCAAGCTGTAAATCTCAAAAGAAAGTTAGGGAAAAGATAAGAGAGTATCTGTGGCACAATGGGCATAAACCTCCGCAAGATGTAGCTAATGATTTGAATACAATAATAAGAGGCTGGATTAATTATTTCTCAATAAAAGGAGTAACGTATCCAGGCAAGGCGAAGAGAAACCTCCGGTATTATCTCAGAGAGAAATTGGCGAGATATTATAAGAGGAAAAGTCAACGCAAGTGCAAGCTCTATAATCAAGGAGCATGTAAGGTCTTAGTAAGTAGATACGGACTAATCGACCCCTCAAAATACGCGCTTATTTGA